A single window of Acetohalobium arabaticum DSM 5501 DNA harbors:
- a CDS encoding DMT family transporter: MTLIFMFFALLAGVIVTFQIGINSQLQLFLNNPVQAALVSFSVGTISLLLYSVIAGYDWPTLQEALQTPWWIWIGGVLGAIYVFSTIFLAPKLGATVLISLIITGQLITSLILDHYGFLGFPQQAINPWRILGVILLIIGAVLIRSN; this comes from the coding sequence ATGACGTTAATCTTTATGTTTTTTGCATTACTTGCTGGTGTTATAGTAACATTCCAGATCGGAATTAATTCTCAACTCCAGCTATTTCTTAATAACCCAGTTCAGGCTGCTTTAGTTTCTTTTAGCGTAGGAACTATATCCCTCCTTCTATATTCAGTAATCGCCGGCTATGACTGGCCTACTTTACAGGAGGCGCTTCAGACACCTTGGTGGATCTGGATTGGAGGAGTACTAGGAGCAATCTATGTATTCTCAACAATATTTTTGGCCCCTAAATTAGGAGCAACCGTCTTAATCAGTTTAATAATCACCGGCCAGTTAATAACATCATTAATCTTAGACCATTACGGATTTCTCGGCTTTCCCCAACAGGCTATTAATCCATGGCGAATTTTAGGAGTCATCCTTTTAATTATAGGAGCAGTTCTGATTCGCAGCAACTAA